One Synechococcus sp. CC9605 genomic window carries:
- the bchL gene encoding ferredoxin:protochlorophyllide reductase (ATP-dependent) iron-sulfur ATP-binding protein — protein sequence MTTILTRPADGEGSVQVHQDPALNIQEETLVIAVYGKGGIGKSTTSSNLSAAFSKLGKRVLQIGCDPKHDSTFTLTHKMVPTVIDILEEVDFHSEELRPEDFVFTGFNGVQCVESGGPPAGTGCGGYVTGQTVKLLKEHHLLEDTDVVIFDVLGDVVCGGFAAPLQHANYCLIVTANDFDSIFAMNRIVQAIQAKAKNYKVRLGGVVANRSADTDQIDKFNERTGLRTMAHFRDVDAIRRSRLKKCTIFEMDDADEAVQAVQNEYLRLAQNMLDKVEPLEATSLKDREIFDLLGFD from the coding sequence ATGACCACAATCTTGACGCGACCGGCGGACGGTGAAGGCAGCGTGCAGGTCCACCAGGACCCGGCACTGAACATCCAGGAAGAAACCCTGGTAATCGCGGTCTACGGCAAAGGCGGGATCGGCAAATCCACCACCTCCTCAAACCTGTCAGCCGCCTTCTCGAAGCTGGGCAAGCGGGTGCTTCAGATCGGCTGTGATCCCAAGCACGACAGCACCTTCACCCTCACCCACAAGATGGTGCCGACCGTGATCGACATCCTCGAGGAGGTGGACTTCCACAGCGAAGAGCTGAGGCCTGAGGATTTCGTCTTCACCGGCTTCAACGGGGTGCAGTGCGTTGAAAGCGGCGGCCCACCGGCGGGCACGGGCTGCGGCGGTTATGTGACTGGGCAGACCGTGAAGCTGCTCAAGGAACACCATCTCTTGGAAGACACCGACGTGGTGATCTTCGATGTGCTCGGCGATGTGGTGTGTGGTGGTTTCGCCGCCCCGCTGCAGCACGCCAACTATTGCCTGATTGTGACGGCCAACGATTTCGATTCGATCTTCGCGATGAATCGCATCGTTCAGGCGATTCAAGCCAAAGCCAAGAACTACAAGGTGCGGCTTGGCGGCGTTGTGGCGAACCGATCGGCGGACACCGATCAGATCGACAAGTTCAACGAACGCACCGGCCTGCGCACCATGGCTCACTTCAGGGATGTTGATGCCATCCGGCGTTCCCGACTGAAGAAATGCACCATCTTTGAAATGGATGATGCCGATGAGGCCGTGCAAGCAGTGCAGAACGAATATCTGCGGCTGGCCCAGAACATGCTCGACAAGGTGGAGCCCCTTGAGGCGACCTCCCTCAAAGACAGGGAAATCTTCGACCTATTGGGATTCGATTAA